AATGTTTTTTCGCCATCGTTACTTATCTCCGTTCCACTTGCGTACTTCAACCGCCACGTCAAAGTAGCTCTGGTTGATCGATGAGGGGTTGAGCTGCATGTGCGTCAGCGACCACGGCGTGCCCTCTTTGTGCTGCTTGGGCAGCCAGCCCTTCGGCAGCGAAACCATGCCCGCGGGCAGCGCCGCGCTGACGATGGCCTTCACCACGCACGAGCCGCGATCGTTGTAGATTTCGACGTAATCGCCGGTGCTGATGCCGCGCGCGTCCGCATCGGCGGGTGAAATCTTGACCGTCGGCTCGGGGTCCAGCTCGCGCAGCCATGCCGCTTCGGAGTACTGGGTATGCACGCGCCAGCGTGTATGCTCCTGGAAAAACGCCAGCGGATACTTTTTGGCAATCTCACGCTCCGGCCAGACTTCCAACGGCGGGTTGAAGTGCGGCAGGCGGTCGGTTTCGGGATCGAACTGCTGTGCCGTGGTGGAGTTCACGCGCGGCGTCGGGTTTTCGTTATAAAACTCCGCCCGGCCCGATGGCGTGCCGAACACGCCGTTGAAGCCCGCGCCAATGTTCGGCTGTTCGGGGTCCTGATACCACACCTTGAAGACGCCGTCTTCCTTGATCTTCTCCAGCGAGCAGCCAGTACGTGCGGCCAGATCCGAGGAAATCGACATCTGGAGCAACTCGTCTTCGGTATAGTCGAAGTACTGGCCGACGCCCATCTTATTCGCCAACAGCTTCAGAATGTCCAGGTCCGACTTCGACTCATACAGCGGCTCGACGGCTTTTGCGCCATACACGATGTACGGGTGGTTGCTGGCAAGCTCCATGTCCGTAAACTCGAACCAGTGCGCCACCGGCAGCACGATATCCGCCTGTTTGACGCTGTCCGTCATGAAGATGTCCGCCGCGACGATGAAATCCAGGCTTGGCAGGACGGTGTTCATCCAGAAGTTGTAGTCCGAGTGGGCGGCAACGGGGTTGCAGGTCGAAATGTAGAGCGCCTTGATCGGGTCCGGCTGGCCTTTGATCGTGCCGTTCGCCGCCGTCTCGAACAGGTCGTCAGTGTAGATGTCGCGGGGGAATTTGTAGTCAGGAAACACGAAGTTCATGACGTCGAGATTGTCGGCGTAGTACCAGCGCTCGTTGATCGTGCCGCCATAGATCCCGATGTTGCCCGTAATGGACGCCAGCGACGCCTGTGCGAACCCGGCCAGGTGGCCGTTGTCGTAGTGGTCGATGCCCATATAGCTGAACAACGTCGAGGGCGTGTTAGTGGCATAAAGCACGGCCAGATCGTGCAGCGTCTGCGCTGGGATGGTGGTGATCTCCTCGACCGTTTCCGGTGTGTATTCCGCGACGGCTTCCTTCAGCAGATCGAGGGCGGTCGTCACCTTGATACCGTTGACCTCGAACGTGCCGGTCAGCGCCGCTTCCACACCGTCGGCCAGCACGACGGGTTCCTTGTCCTCGACGCTCCATACCACGTACGGATCGATGGTGACTTCTGCGCCGGTTGCGGGATCGACGGTCGTTTCCGGCTCCTCGCCGGTCACGTCGCTCTGGCGCAGGAACTTCTTCGTATCCTCGCGCACCAGGAACGGACCAACTGTGTGATCGTGAATGTACTGCGGGTTCTCAAGACCTTCCGCAAAGACGACTTGCATCATGCCGAGATAGAACGCCGCATCCGTACCGGGGCGAATGCGCACCCACTGATCCGCTTTGGATGCCGTGGTCGTGAAGATCGGGTCGATCACGATCACTTTGGCGCCCGCGTCCTGCGCTTCGGCAATGAAGTGCCAGACGTGGATCAGCGATTCGGTAACGTTGGACCCGTTGATGAAGATCGTCTTGGCGTTGCGCAGGTCAGCAATGTCATTCGCTGCCTGTCCCGGCCCGAAGACTTTGTTGTTGCCATGCGCCACTGCCACGTCGAGCGTATTATTCAGGCAAGTGCTGCCCAGCACGCTGAAGAGGCGGTGCTGCGCGCCATACATCGTCGCGCTGAGCACGCCAAAGTTGCCGGATCCCTGGGTGAAGGCGATAGCCGTCGCGCCGTATTGTTCAGTGATTTCCTGGAATTTACTGGCGACGGCATCGATCGCCTCGTCCCAGGTGATGCGCTCCCACTTGCCTTCTCCACGTTCGCCCGCGCGCTTCATCGGGTACTTGATGCGCCGGTCGCTGTACATCTGCTCCGGGTGCGTCAGGCCGCGCAGGCAAATGCGGTTGTAGCTCGGATCGGGGAAGGGCGCGGGCGACGTCTTGACCACTTTGCCGTCGCGCACGTGGGCGTAGATCCGGCAGCCGTTGTTGCAGTTGGGGCGGCAGAACGTGGCGACGATCGTTTCCTCGCTGGTCGCGGAGGCGGACAGCTTTTGTTCGTCGATCACCTGGAGATTGCGCAGCGTCCGGGGATCGGGGCCAGCGATGGTCACAGCGGCAGCAGCCGCACCGGATGCTTTCAAAAAGGTGCGGCGGCTCAGGCCAGATCCGCTGCCCTTCTGTTGGTTGTCCATAGGACTTTCCTTTCGAGTCGCGTAGGAGTACGTCAGGTTCTGGATGACTTCAGACAGACGCGCCTTGAACGATGGCGAACCGCCGGAAAGGTCGGGATTCGGAGCTTCTTCAGCCGCTGCCGTCGCGTCGATCTGCTTCAGGCGCTCTTGGATGGCGGGCCACAAGTCAACGTCAGCGGGCGTAATCGTCTCCGCCTGTTTTGTGAAGAGTGACTTTATGAACTGTTCCTCATTCATGGCTCATCTATCCCAAGACACGCAGTCGAGTTGTGTCAACAAACACCGGATTTGGCGCTTCGCCGCATGCAGCCTGGACTTCACCGTTCCGACTGGAATCTCCAGCGCCTCCGCGATTTCTTCGTCCATCATGTCCATGTAATACTTCAACTGCAGCACGGCGCGATGGTCGAAGGAGAGCTTATCGAGAAGGGCCTGCATCGATTCGGCGTCGTCATGGCTGATGCTGAACTCAGCTTGTTCGAAGTACAGCCGCTCATCAGGATTTGCGCCCCGGTCTTCTTCGCCGGTCGTGATAATTTGGTCCAGCGAGACGAGGCGAAGCTGACGCTTCACATATTTGATCGCATCGTTCGCCACGATACGCAGGAACCAGGGTCGGAAAGGACGGCCATCGTCGTACTGGTCGATCTGCTGGTACACCCGGATGAAGGCTTCTTGTACCACTTCTTCCGCAGCGCTCTGATCACCGATGATGGAGAACGCGATGCGCACAGCCTCAAGCTGGTATCGCCGCACCAACACTTCCAAACCGCGCACATCGCCTCTTTTAAGCTGGGCGATCGCCAGTCTTTCATCCATAAAACTATCCGTGCCCCTCTTGCAGCGTCGGGTCGTGGTCTTTGGGGAACAGCTCGGGTGGTGCGCAATACCTAACATTTGAGTGCCCTGCCCGGTATCGGTCGCCTCCGGCGGGTGGTTGAGCTTGGGGTAAACGTGTTTGGATCATCAATGTCTGACAACTGCTCGTTCATGAACGGTTTTTGAGCACGTGCTCCGTTAGGAGCCTATCGACCTGAGAGCCAGTCCTCGAGTAACCAGCACTCAGTTAGAGGCGATCCTCAACCGCATTTGTACACTGGATTGCGCGTTGCGGTGAAGGACAATCCTCGCTTTTCCTGCACTGCATTCATAATATCTTTTCGATTGTTAAATCGTTCACATTTGGTCTACTGTGCCGAATC
This sequence is a window from Aggregatilinea lenta. Protein-coding genes within it:
- a CDS encoding RNA polymerase sigma factor — translated: MDERLAIAQLKRGDVRGLEVLVRRYQLEAVRIAFSIIGDQSAAEEVVQEAFIRVYQQIDQYDDGRPFRPWFLRIVANDAIKYVKRQLRLVSLDQIITTGEEDRGANPDERLYFEQAEFSISHDDAESMQALLDKLSFDHRAVLQLKYYMDMMDEEIAEALEIPVGTVKSRLHAAKRQIRCLLTQLDCVSWDR
- a CDS encoding molybdopterin-containing oxidoreductase family protein, whose translation is MNEEQFIKSLFTKQAETITPADVDLWPAIQERLKQIDATAAAEEAPNPDLSGGSPSFKARLSEVIQNLTYSYATRKESPMDNQQKGSGSGLSRRTFLKASGAAAAAVTIAGPDPRTLRNLQVIDEQKLSASATSEETIVATFCRPNCNNGCRIYAHVRDGKVVKTSPAPFPDPSYNRICLRGLTHPEQMYSDRRIKYPMKRAGERGEGKWERITWDEAIDAVASKFQEITEQYGATAIAFTQGSGNFGVLSATMYGAQHRLFSVLGSTCLNNTLDVAVAHGNNKVFGPGQAANDIADLRNAKTIFINGSNVTESLIHVWHFIAEAQDAGAKVIVIDPIFTTTASKADQWVRIRPGTDAAFYLGMMQVVFAEGLENPQYIHDHTVGPFLVREDTKKFLRQSDVTGEEPETTVDPATGAEVTIDPYVVWSVEDKEPVVLADGVEAALTGTFEVNGIKVTTALDLLKEAVAEYTPETVEEITTIPAQTLHDLAVLYATNTPSTLFSYMGIDHYDNGHLAGFAQASLASITGNIGIYGGTINERWYYADNLDVMNFVFPDYKFPRDIYTDDLFETAANGTIKGQPDPIKALYISTCNPVAAHSDYNFWMNTVLPSLDFIVAADIFMTDSVKQADIVLPVAHWFEFTDMELASNHPYIVYGAKAVEPLYESKSDLDILKLLANKMGVGQYFDYTEDELLQMSISSDLAARTGCSLEKIKEDGVFKVWYQDPEQPNIGAGFNGVFGTPSGRAEFYNENPTPRVNSTTAQQFDPETDRLPHFNPPLEVWPEREIAKKYPLAFFQEHTRWRVHTQYSEAAWLRELDPEPTVKISPADADARGISTGDYVEIYNDRGSCVVKAIVSAALPAGMVSLPKGWLPKQHKEGTPWSLTHMQLNPSSINQSYFDVAVEVRKWNGDK